A genomic stretch from Flavobacterium sp. KS-LB2 includes:
- a CDS encoding ABC transporter ATP-binding protein yields MRQETTTIKAPTPISKTNNSVIEIKELHKSFGSNEVLKGVTFSVNKGENLVVLGKSGSGKSITIKCLVGLLIADEGEIHVFGTDITKLENNELNEIRVRIGFLFQNAALYDSMSVRENLGFTLKRHAKDLSAGELESEIKDVLESVGLSEAIDKMPSELSGGMRKRIGLARTLILKPEIILYDEPTTGLDTITSREISELILEIQKKNKTSSIIITHDMACAKYTADRLVILKDGVIHTEGTYPELEKSEDEWVRSFFI; encoded by the coding sequence ATGAGACAAGAAACAACAACAATAAAAGCTCCTACCCCTATTTCTAAAACGAATAATTCAGTAATAGAAATAAAAGAACTTCATAAATCCTTTGGGAGCAATGAAGTGCTAAAAGGTGTTACTTTCAGTGTTAATAAAGGGGAAAATTTAGTGGTTTTGGGTAAATCAGGTTCGGGTAAGTCAATAACCATAAAATGTTTAGTTGGTTTATTGATTGCTGATGAAGGTGAAATCCATGTATTTGGCACAGATATAACAAAATTAGAAAACAATGAACTTAATGAAATTAGAGTTCGCATTGGTTTTCTTTTTCAAAATGCTGCGCTATATGATTCCATGAGTGTTCGAGAAAATCTAGGATTTACATTGAAACGCCATGCTAAAGATTTATCTGCTGGAGAATTAGAAAGTGAAATAAAAGACGTTTTAGAAAGTGTAGGTTTGAGTGAAGCAATTGATAAAATGCCTTCGGAATTATCTGGGGGAATGCGAAAAAGAATTGGTCTTGCTAGAACTCTAATTTTGAAACCAGAAATAATATTATATGACGAACCTACAACTGGATTAGATACTATAACTTCTAGAGAAATCAGCGAATTAATACTAGAAATTCAGAAAAAAAATAAAACATCATCCATTATTATCACTCATGACATGGCTTGTGCAAAATACACTGCTGATCGATTGGTGATTCTAAAAGATGGCGTCATACATACTGAGGGAACATACCCAGAATTAGAAAAAAGTGAAGACGAATGGGTTCGTTCTTTCTTTATATAA
- a CDS encoding diguanylate cyclase, which yields MEKRLKKEALLILNKELAFQNLKKEKQAKELIIAYNELAFQNLEKEKRAAELIIANKELAFQNLEKEKRAAELIIANKELAFQNLEKEKRAAELIIANRALLLQNQEREKQSAELIIANQELKKAEEYQIEYINGLEQIMFMTSHKVRQPIANILGLSYLLHHQSVNSPDELRESLDYIKQSALKLDAFTKELTQFIFTLGEKGKIVSK from the coding sequence ATGGAAAAAAGATTAAAAAAAGAAGCGTTATTAATTTTAAATAAAGAACTTGCTTTTCAAAACTTAAAAAAAGAAAAACAAGCTAAAGAACTGATTATAGCTTATAATGAACTTGCTTTTCAAAACTTAGAAAAGGAAAAACGTGCCGCTGAATTAATAATTGCAAATAAAGAACTAGCATTTCAAAACTTAGAAAAAGAAAAACGGGCCGCTGAATTAATAATTGCGAATAAAGAACTAGCATTTCAAAACTTAGAAAAAGAAAAACGTGCTGCTGAATTAATTATTGCTAACAGAGCACTTCTACTTCAAAATCAAGAAAGAGAAAAACAATCTGCTGAATTGATTATTGCCAATCAAGAACTAAAAAAAGCCGAAGAATATCAAATAGAATATATAAACGGACTAGAGCAAATTATGTTTATGACTTCTCATAAAGTTAGACAGCCCATTGCTAATATTTTAGGATTATCCTATTTACTTCATCATCAATCTGTAAATTCCCCAGATGAATTAAGAGAATCTCTAGATTACATCAAACAATCTGCTTTGAAGCTTGATGCTTTTACAAAAGAGCTCACCCAATTCATTTTTACTTTGGGAGAAAAAGGAAAAATTGTGTCTAAGTAA
- a CDS encoding YtxH domain-containing protein, whose product MKADKIILGVLGGVAVGALLGVLFAPEKGDKTRKKIMDKSNDYADELKDKLDTLLGTINKKYEKIWNESENLIAEGKSKFDDVKHEIKNTSI is encoded by the coding sequence ATGAAAGCAGATAAAATAATATTAGGAGTTTTAGGAGGCGTAGCCGTTGGAGCATTATTAGGAGTATTGTTTGCACCTGAAAAAGGGGACAAAACAAGAAAAAAAATTATGGACAAAAGCAACGATTATGCTGATGAATTAAAAGACAAATTAGATACTTTATTGGGGACAATAAATAAAAAGTATGAGAAAATTTGGAATGAAAGTGAAAATTTAATCGCCGAAGGAAAATCAAAATTTGATGATGTGAAACATGAAATTAAAAACACGAGTATCTAG
- a CDS encoding CsbD family protein: MNSIKLKGNWEEQKGKLKQKFAALTDNDLLFTEGKKEEMMEKLQIKLGKSKEEILKIIPFI, from the coding sequence ATGAACTCAATAAAGCTAAAAGGAAATTGGGAAGAGCAAAAAGGAAAATTAAAACAAAAATTTGCCGCTTTAACCGATAATGATTTACTGTTTACAGAAGGTAAAAAAGAGGAAATGATGGAAAAACTCCAAATTAAATTGGGTAAATCCAAGGAAGAAATTCTTAAGATTATTCCATTTATCTAG
- a CDS encoding Ig-like domain-containing protein, which translates to MKIKNSLISFAILCIALISGCANDDFQETIGVCPVVESTSPINGAINVPLDQTITVIFNEEMNVASFNQSSFTLQGTTAVAGTVTFSGKTASFDPTSPLAPNTTYTGVIKTSVKDIMGNALQEDYVWTFSTGSTVTPMVISTDPANNATNVFLNKIVSANFNMPMNQATLNTTTFTLKQGSTSVAGAVSYNGTTANFTPNALLVSNTIYTATITTGAKNVQGTTTTSNYTWTFTTGSITAPNVTTTDPANNASGVPLNKNIIANFSMVMDPLTINTTTFTLKNGSAIVTGTVSYLGTTATFNPNSDLLPGTTYTATINTGARNLSSVPLANDYVWEFSTNTAVVGNTVNLGSAERFGILAGVGVSNNAGFSIINNMDVGISPGVRSSITGFPPAVIVNGAIYASDDIAPVGIAAMLTQAKLDLTNAYLFAEGASYSAPITVSGDQGGKTLVAGIYKSTSTLLVQNGDLTLSGSATDVWIFQIASAFTTVGGAGGNIKLTGGALAKNVFWQTGSSATIGDYTSFVGNILALQSITMGSYSTAQGRMLARNGAVVMTHTNIITKP; encoded by the coding sequence ATGAAAATTAAAAATTCACTAATCTCCTTTGCAATATTATGTATTGCATTAATTTCTGGATGTGCAAACGATGATTTCCAGGAGACAATTGGCGTATGTCCAGTTGTAGAATCGACAAGCCCAATAAATGGAGCTATTAATGTTCCATTAGACCAAACGATTACAGTAATCTTTAATGAAGAGATGAATGTTGCCTCCTTTAATCAATCATCTTTTACTTTACAAGGTACTACGGCAGTTGCAGGAACAGTTACATTTAGCGGAAAAACTGCTTCGTTTGACCCTACGAGCCCACTTGCACCAAATACAACTTACACTGGCGTAATTAAAACATCAGTTAAGGATATCATGGGTAATGCTCTACAGGAAGATTATGTATGGACATTTAGTACAGGTTCAACTGTAACACCAATGGTAATTTCTACAGATCCAGCTAATAATGCAACGAATGTATTCCTTAATAAAATTGTTAGTGCAAATTTTAATATGCCTATGAATCAGGCAACTCTAAACACCACAACTTTTACATTAAAACAAGGGTCTACATCAGTAGCAGGAGCAGTTTCGTATAACGGAACAACTGCTAATTTTACTCCGAACGCTCTTCTAGTGTCTAATACTATTTATACAGCTACGATAACAACCGGAGCAAAAAATGTTCAAGGAACAACAACAACCAGCAACTATACCTGGACATTTACTACGGGATCTATTACAGCTCCTAACGTAACTACTACTGATCCTGCCAACAATGCTTCTGGTGTTCCACTTAATAAAAACATTATAGCTAATTTTAGTATGGTAATGGACCCTTTGACTATTAACACTACTACATTTACACTAAAAAACGGTTCGGCAATAGTTACTGGAACAGTATCCTATTTAGGAACAACTGCTACATTTAACCCCAATAGTGATTTACTACCTGGAACTACTTATACAGCTACAATTAATACTGGTGCTAGAAACTTATCAAGTGTTCCATTAGCAAACGATTACGTTTGGGAATTCAGTACTAATACAGCAGTAGTTGGAAATACAGTAAATCTTGGGTCTGCTGAAAGATTTGGGATTTTAGCAGGAGTTGGAGTAAGTAATAATGCTGGTTTCAGTATAATCAATAATATGGACGTTGGTATAAGCCCCGGAGTTCGTTCTTCTATCACAGGATTTCCTCCTGCAGTTATAGTTAATGGTGCTATTTATGCTTCTGATGATATTGCCCCTGTAGGAATTGCTGCTATGTTAACACAAGCTAAACTAGACCTTACTAACGCGTATCTTTTTGCCGAAGGAGCTTCATATAGCGCGCCTATAACGGTTTCTGGAGATCAGGGTGGAAAAACACTTGTTGCAGGTATTTACAAATCAACATCTACACTTTTAGTTCAAAATGGTGATTTAACTCTTAGCGGTAGTGCAACTGACGTTTGGATTTTCCAAATAGCCTCTGCATTCACAACTGTTGGTGGAGCTGGTGGAAATATAAAGCTTACAGGTGGAGCACTTGCTAAAAATGTCTTTTGGCAAACGGGGAGTTCAGCAACTATTGGAGATTACACTTCTTTTGTAGGCAATATATTGGCCCTACAATCTATTACAATGGGATCGTATTCTACTGCACAAGGTAGAATGCTTGCAAGAAATGGAGCTGTTGTAATGACTCATACTAACATAATCACAAAGCCTTAA
- a CDS encoding response regulator, whose protein sequence is MKNDTKIKIFLVDDDALFLKSLEIEFLENADFIVETFSTGELCIANINNNPDVVILDYQLDGIVENAMNGIETLDKIKAFNPEIPVIMLSSQDKIEVAINCMHHKAVDYVVKSETAFVRLQKIITSVFKFQKMEKELNWYMDRM, encoded by the coding sequence ATGAAAAATGATACTAAAATAAAGATTTTCCTAGTAGATGATGATGCCTTATTTTTAAAATCTTTAGAAATTGAATTTTTAGAAAATGCTGATTTTATAGTAGAGACTTTTTCTACCGGAGAGCTTTGCATCGCAAATATAAATAATAATCCAGATGTTGTAATTTTAGATTATCAACTAGATGGCATTGTTGAAAATGCCATGAACGGAATTGAAACATTGGATAAAATAAAGGCTTTCAATCCTGAAATTCCAGTAATTATGTTATCGTCTCAAGACAAAATTGAAGTTGCCATAAACTGCATGCACCATAAAGCTGTAGACTATGTTGTGAAAAGCGAAACTGCTTTTGTTCGCTTGCAAAAAATAATTACTTCTGTTTTTAAATTTCAAAAAATGGAAAAGGAACTAAATTGGTACATGGATAGAATGTAG
- a CDS encoding MlaD family protein has protein sequence MNKESGYQWKLGMFVIIGLVLFVTTIYFVGKQKNLFGATFELNSKFNSVNGLEVGNNVRFSGINIGTVEEIEFLTDTSVVIKLVIKEEVRKYIKKDAIASISSDGLMGDKVLTISSGRDSNVIVEDNDNIASKQAIEMDDLMVSVKKSVDNAGVITAQLAQFSYSMNNGNGALSKLVSDEEFGNSIKNMVTNLENSSNEFEKFTVKMNNGKGALSKFVTDEKMGRMIDSTLTNVKKGTEGLNEVIEAAKHNFLLRGYFNKKKRAEDKKLDDLEDQEELEMKKELNMGVKFDTIK, from the coding sequence ATGAATAAAGAATCAGGATACCAATGGAAATTAGGAATGTTTGTCATTATCGGTTTAGTACTTTTTGTGACAACAATATATTTTGTTGGAAAACAGAAAAATTTATTTGGTGCTACATTTGAATTGAATTCAAAATTTAATTCGGTAAACGGACTTGAAGTAGGTAATAATGTTCGCTTTTCTGGAATTAATATTGGTACAGTGGAGGAGATTGAATTTCTTACAGATACTTCAGTAGTTATTAAATTAGTTATAAAAGAAGAAGTTCGTAAATACATCAAAAAAGATGCTATTGCAAGTATAAGCTCAGACGGTTTAATGGGCGATAAAGTGCTCACAATATCTTCTGGTAGAGACTCTAATGTTATTGTAGAAGACAATGATAATATCGCTTCAAAGCAAGCTATAGAAATGGATGATTTAATGGTTAGCGTTAAAAAAAGTGTAGATAATGCAGGTGTTATTACAGCTCAACTTGCTCAGTTTAGCTATAGCATGAATAACGGAAATGGCGCTTTATCTAAACTAGTCTCGGATGAGGAATTTGGAAATAGTATAAAAAATATGGTTACTAACCTGGAAAATAGCTCCAACGAATTTGAAAAGTTTACAGTAAAAATGAATAATGGAAAAGGGGCACTTTCAAAATTTGTAACTGACGAGAAGATGGGAAGAATGATTGATTCTACCTTAACTAATGTAAAAAAAGGAACAGAAGGGCTCAATGAAGTTATTGAAGCTGCAAAACATAATTTCCTTTTAAGAGGCTATTTTAATAAAAAGAAAAGAGCAGAAGATAAAAAACTAGATGATTTAGAAGATCAGGAAGAACTAGAAATGAAGAAAGAACTAAATATGGGTGTAAAATTTGATACTATAAAATAA
- a CDS encoding Dps family protein produces the protein MKLQIGITQEHLKNSISILSSILANEMTLYVKLRKFHWNVSGESFMEFHKLFEGQYIELEASIDEVAERISKLGGKTIGTMKEFSDLTIIKESPNHYPSQKEMVKELLEDHEIVIVQLRKDVDTSSEENKDAATADFLTGLLAAHETMAWTLRRYLE, from the coding sequence ATGAAACTACAAATTGGAATTACACAAGAACATTTAAAAAATAGTATTTCAATCCTATCTTCAATTTTAGCGAATGAAATGACATTATATGTTAAATTAAGAAAATTTCATTGGAATGTTTCAGGTGAAAGCTTTATGGAATTTCACAAATTATTTGAGGGTCAATATATAGAACTAGAAGCTTCTATAGATGAAGTTGCAGAACGCATCAGCAAATTAGGTGGAAAAACTATTGGAACAATGAAAGAGTTTTCAGATTTGACCATAATCAAAGAGTCACCTAATCATTACCCATCTCAAAAAGAAATGGTTAAAGAATTATTAGAAGATCATGAAATAGTTATCGTACAACTCCGAAAAGATGTTGATACCAGTTCTGAAGAAAATAAGGATGCTGCAACCGCTGATTTCCTTACTGGTTTGTTGGCTGCACATGAAACAATGGCTTGGACATTAAGACGATATTTAGAATAA
- a CDS encoding MlaE family ABC transporter permease has protein sequence MNSIIAKKESLTTYLKETFNDVGSITLFTIRFFKEVIKPPYEIKEFIKQCYVIGYKSLPLVTITGFIMGLVLTLQSRPTLAKFGAESWLPSMVALSLIREIAPVITALICAGKVSSGIGAELGSMKVTEQIDAMEVSAINPYKYLVVTRILATTLMIPLLVIFADGIGIIGGYVGINIHSDVNLYRYISQVLEAITFLDIFPATMKTFFFGFFIGMIGCYKGFNAANGTESVGKAANSAVVTASLTIFIIDMLAVQLTDLFF, from the coding sequence ATGAATAGTATAATAGCCAAAAAAGAAAGTCTTACAACGTACTTGAAAGAAACGTTCAATGATGTAGGCAGCATTACATTATTTACAATTCGTTTTTTTAAAGAAGTGATAAAACCTCCTTATGAAATCAAGGAATTCATAAAACAATGTTACGTTATTGGGTATAAATCTTTGCCCTTAGTTACCATCACTGGCTTTATAATGGGCTTAGTGCTTACGTTACAATCAAGACCTACATTAGCCAAGTTTGGCGCCGAATCCTGGTTGCCGAGTATGGTTGCATTATCACTAATTAGAGAAATAGCACCTGTGATTACTGCATTGATTTGCGCAGGAAAAGTTTCATCTGGTATTGGCGCTGAGTTAGGATCTATGAAAGTAACCGAGCAAATAGATGCAATGGAAGTTTCCGCAATAAATCCCTACAAATATTTAGTCGTTACAAGAATTTTAGCCACGACGCTTATGATTCCGTTATTAGTAATTTTTGCAGATGGCATTGGTATTATTGGAGGATATGTAGGTATAAATATTCATAGTGATGTTAATTTATATCGCTACATCTCTCAAGTTTTAGAAGCCATTACATTTTTAGATATTTTTCCAGCGACTATGAAAACTTTTTTCTTTGGCTTTTTTATTGGAATGATTGGCTGTTATAAAGGGTTTAATGCTGCTAATGGAACTGAAAGTGTTGGTAAAGCAGCAAACTCTGCAGTAGTTACCGCGTCTCTTACCATATTTATTATTGATATGCTTGCTGTACAACTAACTGATTTATTTTTCTAA
- a CDS encoding DUF4382 domain-containing protein, which yields MKKMKFILSFIMLGLLIYSCNNDDTNASYPYAVRLTDAPGPYDEVNIDLQGVEVIGDDGKTIALNVEKGIYNLLELSNGVDALIATDSLEISSVKQIRLILGAANTVVLDGVSYPLSTPSAEQSGLKLQVNQTLQAGILYTVLLDFDANKSVVKLGNGGYQLKPVIRTIEKPISGSIKGKITPIGTMAVVEATSSTAVSYTSNVNENGDFLVMGLPPGIYTITITPALPLLPITKTDIEVTAGITTDIGAFIIL from the coding sequence ATGAAAAAAATGAAATTTATCTTGTCTTTCATCATGCTTGGATTATTAATTTATTCCTGTAACAATGATGATACCAATGCTAGTTATCCTTATGCTGTAAGATTGACTGATGCACCCGGCCCTTACGACGAAGTGAATATAGACCTCCAAGGTGTAGAAGTAATAGGAGATGATGGTAAAACTATAGCATTAAATGTAGAAAAAGGCATTTATAATTTACTAGAATTATCTAATGGTGTAGATGCATTAATTGCGACTGATTCACTAGAAATTTCTTCCGTGAAACAAATAAGGCTTATTCTTGGTGCAGCTAACACGGTAGTACTTGATGGTGTAAGTTATCCTTTGAGCACTCCTAGTGCTGAACAAAGCGGTTTAAAACTTCAAGTTAATCAAACGCTTCAAGCAGGAATTTTATATACTGTTCTTTTGGATTTTGATGCTAACAAATCGGTAGTTAAATTAGGAAATGGAGGATATCAATTGAAACCCGTTATTCGAACTATAGAAAAACCAATTAGCGGTTCCATAAAAGGTAAAATCACTCCAATAGGAACAATGGCAGTGGTTGAAGCTACTTCATCAACAGCTGTAAGTTATACAAGTAATGTTAATGAAAACGGTGATTTCTTAGTTATGGGACTTCCTCCTGGAATCTACACTATTACTATAACTCCTGCGTTACCGTTATTACCTATAACAAAAACGGATATAGAAGTTACAGCCGGTATCACTACTGATATAGGAGCATTTATCATACTATAA
- a CDS encoding DUF2383 domain-containing protein, translating into MNKEKSIVVLNNLIEINNDRILVYETATVATEESDLKNLFSECQKTSEIFKSELLEEVQKMGGSPVDKIKKKQLFYKALDDF; encoded by the coding sequence ATGAATAAAGAGAAATCAATTGTTGTTTTAAATAATCTTATTGAAATCAATAATGATAGGATTCTGGTTTATGAAACTGCAACAGTAGCAACTGAAGAAAGTGATTTAAAAAATTTATTTTCTGAATGCCAAAAAACAAGTGAAATTTTTAAATCAGAACTACTAGAAGAAGTTCAAAAAATGGGTGGAAGTCCTGTTGATAAAATTAAAAAAAAACAGCTTTTTTATAAGGCTTTGGATGATTTTTAA
- a CDS encoding PAS domain-containing hybrid sensor histidine kinase/response regulator: protein MNTEGKITDVNQATVNITGLDRGHLINSDFFSYFTEKQKAHEVYQEVFEKGSVADSPLTLRHKEGKLTDVLFNGSVYKDDKGNVLGVVIVARDVTEQNRIASELIEARVFAELATEIAEEAKINAENATIIAENAVKAKQQFLSNMSHEIRTPMNAIIGFTKVVLKTDLTEKQKEYLNAIKISGDALIVLINDILDLAKVDAGKMTFEKTPFKMKSSVSAMLHLFETKIQEKNLKLITEYDSKIPEVLVGDPVRLHQIVLNLVSNAVKFTTTGKITVSVHLLHEDDDKVVIEFAVIDTGIGIPEEKIGKIFENFQQASSGTSRIYGGTGLGLAIVKQLVEPQGGNIRVRSTVNEGSTFSFTLSFQKTNADAELENELLELDTEIKNIKVLVVEDIPLNQLLMKTLLDDFGFSRDIAENGKIAIDKLKENDYDIILMDLQMPEMNGFEATEYIRTTMNSKIPIIALTADVTTVDLAKCKAVGMNDYLAKPVDERLLYSKIVGILKKPKLEKLSAKLNETIEDTNSKEKKIKCIDLIYLNQRTKSNPTLMMEMISLYLSQTPSLINTLKQSLQDKNWQLLGAAAHKMIPSFAIMGMNSNFENMAKKIQEFAIAQEKLEGIDDLVLQLEEICLQACQELQEEFNIIKKTI from the coding sequence ATAAATACTGAAGGGAAAATTACCGATGTAAATCAAGCCACAGTAAATATTACGGGATTAGATCGAGGTCATTTAATTAACTCTGATTTTTTCAGTTATTTTACTGAAAAACAAAAAGCACACGAAGTATATCAAGAAGTTTTTGAAAAAGGTTCAGTAGCTGATTCTCCGCTAACACTTCGTCATAAAGAAGGTAAACTAACGGATGTGTTATTCAATGGTTCCGTTTATAAAGATGATAAAGGAAATGTACTGGGAGTAGTAATTGTAGCTCGCGATGTAACAGAACAAAATAGAATTGCCTCAGAGTTAATAGAAGCTAGAGTATTTGCTGAATTAGCCACTGAAATTGCCGAAGAAGCTAAAATAAATGCTGAAAATGCGACTATAATAGCTGAAAATGCAGTAAAAGCAAAGCAACAATTTTTGTCTAATATGAGCCATGAAATACGTACGCCGATGAACGCGATTATCGGTTTTACTAAAGTGGTTTTAAAAACAGATTTGACAGAAAAACAAAAAGAATATTTAAACGCAATTAAAATAAGTGGTGATGCTTTAATCGTTCTTATAAATGATATTCTTGATTTAGCAAAAGTGGATGCCGGTAAGATGACTTTTGAAAAAACACCTTTCAAAATGAAATCTTCTGTTTCTGCAATGCTTCATTTATTTGAAACAAAAATTCAAGAAAAAAATTTAAAATTAATTACGGAATACGACAGTAAAATTCCTGAGGTTCTAGTAGGCGACCCTGTTCGTTTACACCAAATTGTTTTAAACTTAGTAAGTAATGCTGTAAAATTTACTACAACTGGAAAAATTACAGTAAGTGTACATTTATTGCATGAGGATGATGATAAAGTGGTTATAGAATTTGCTGTAATTGACACAGGAATAGGTATTCCAGAGGAAAAAATTGGGAAGATATTTGAAAATTTTCAACAAGCCTCCAGCGGTACATCAAGAATATATGGAGGAACAGGATTAGGCCTAGCCATAGTAAAACAATTAGTAGAACCGCAAGGTGGAAATATTAGAGTAAGAAGTACCGTTAATGAAGGATCTACATTTAGTTTTACTTTAAGTTTTCAAAAAACAAATGCCGATGCTGAATTAGAAAATGAACTATTAGAATTAGATACTGAAATAAAAAATATTAAAGTATTAGTAGTTGAGGACATACCTCTTAATCAATTGCTAATGAAGACATTATTGGATGATTTTGGATTTTCCAGAGATATTGCCGAAAATGGAAAAATAGCCATTGATAAATTAAAAGAAAATGATTACGACATCATTCTTATGGACTTACAAATGCCTGAAATGAATGGATTTGAAGCTACAGAATACATTCGTACAACAATGAATTCTAAAATTCCTATAATTGCATTAACGGCTGATGTTACAACTGTGGATTTAGCCAAATGCAAAGCGGTAGGAATGAATGATTATCTAGCAAAACCAGTTGACGAAAGACTATTGTATAGCAAAATTGTTGGAATATTAAAAAAGCCAAAACTTGAAAAACTTAGTGCTAAACTAAATGAGACCATAGAGGATACTAACTCTAAAGAGAAAAAAATAAAATGTATTGATTTGATTTATTTAAATCAACGGACAAAATCAAATCCTACCCTAATGATGGAAATGATTTCCCTGTATTTATCACAAACTCCGTCGCTAATCAATACTCTAAAACAAAGTTTACAGGATAAAAACTGGCAATTATTAGGTGCCGCAGCACATAAAATGATACCATCTTTTGCCATAATGGGAATGAATTCCAACTTTGAAAATATGGCCAAAAAAATTCAGGAATTTGCAATTGCACAAGAAAAACTGGAAGGAATAGATGACCTAGTGCTACAACTTGAAGAAATTTGTTTACAAGCATGCCAAGAATTACAAGAAGAATTTAATATAATCAAAAAGACCATATAA
- a CDS encoding lmo0937 family membrane protein translates to MSNLLYTIAVILVIFWAIGFFAFSVGSIIHVLLVIAVIAILFRLIQGRSL, encoded by the coding sequence ATGAGCAATCTTCTTTACACAATCGCAGTTATTTTAGTCATTTTTTGGGCAATTGGATTCTTTGCATTCAGCGTAGGTTCAATTATACACGTTCTTCTAGTCATTGCTGTTATTGCAATACTATTTAGACTTATACAAGGCAGAAGTCTCTAA
- a CDS encoding porin family protein — MKNSNKLVFASLVAGFMSFTSVQAQDKTASYGFKGGLNFSNLYTDNVDDNNVLTGFNAGLYAKFPITNSIAIQPEISYTTKGAELVYNNTFAQGTAKFNINYIEVPVLLVMNITDNFNVHVGPYAAYMVSGKTTNDSNFGSSQAELDTNDFNKFDAGLAGGVGIDLDVVNFGVRYNYGLTRIGKEDSFISSDAKNSVLSAYIGLKLN, encoded by the coding sequence ATGAAAAATTCAAATAAACTGGTTTTCGCTTCTTTAGTGGCAGGCTTTATGTCTTTTACAAGTGTTCAAGCTCAAGATAAAACTGCTTCTTATGGTTTTAAGGGAGGCTTAAACTTCTCCAATCTATACACTGATAATGTAGATGATAATAATGTGTTGACCGGATTCAATGCAGGATTATACGCTAAATTTCCTATTACTAATTCTATCGCAATTCAACCTGAAATAAGCTATACTACCAAAGGTGCTGAATTAGTTTACAATAATACTTTTGCGCAAGGAACTGCTAAATTCAATATCAACTACATCGAAGTACCCGTTTTATTAGTAATGAATATTACAGATAATTTTAATGTGCATGTAGGTCCATACGCAGCCTATATGGTTAGTGGAAAAACAACTAATGATTCTAATTTTGGATCATCTCAAGCTGAATTAGATACTAATGACTTCAATAAGTTTGACGCTGGTCTTGCTGGTGGTGTTGGGATTGATTTAGATGTAGTGAACTTTGGAGTGCGATACAATTATGGATTAACTAGAATTGGAAAAGAAGATAGCTTTATTTCCTCAGATGCAAAAAACAGTGTTTTAAGCGCTTATATAGGTCTTAAACTAAACTAA
- a CDS encoding lmo0937 family membrane protein: MSNLLYTIAVILVLFWAIGFFAYSVGSIIHILLVIAVIAVILRIIQGKRI, encoded by the coding sequence ATGAGCAATTTACTATACACAATCGCAGTAATATTAGTCCTTTTTTGGGCAATTGGATTCTTTGCATACAGCGTAGGATCAATTATTCACATTCTTCTTGTTATTGCAGTTATTGCAGTTATATTGAGAATCATTCAAGGCAAAAGAATCTAA